Proteins encoded in a region of the Thunnus thynnus chromosome 8, fThuThy2.1, whole genome shotgun sequence genome:
- the LOC137188045 gene encoding cytochrome P450 2J2-like isoform X2 — MIFQALFGCMDFTGWLLFSFVVLLLTDVVRNWRPHSFPPGPWAVPFLGNVFTGVDFKTMEKLAKEYGPVFSLRRGSERMVFISGYKMVKEALVSQLDSFVDRPIVPLFHVVFKGIGIVMSNGYLWKKQRKFTNTHLRYFGEGQKSLEKYTEEECHFLCEAFKEEQGKPFNPQYTISNAVSNIICSVVFGHRFEYSDQSFCKILELDSEAVLLAGSAQTQLYDAFPGLMKYLPGPHQTVHANYKEIEVFLQKEIERHQEEWNPDDPRDYIDVYLAEMEKKKDPQAGFNIETLLVCTIDLLEAGTESAATTLRWALLYMMHYPEIQKKVQAEIDRVVGQSRQPTLADRPNMPYADAVIHEIQRMGNIVPLGFPKMASKDTTLGGYFIPKGTAITTILSSVLFDKDEWATPDIFNPEHFLDSEGNFRRRDAFLPFSAGKRVCLGEHLARMELFLFFTCLLQRFTFSAVPGEMPSLEGVHGFTYSPESFRILAMPR, encoded by the exons ATGATTTTTCAAGCACTTTTTGGGTGTATGGACTTTACTGGTTGGCTGCTGTTCAGTTTTGTAGTGTTATTATTAACTGATGTGGTCAGAAACTGGAGGCCTCACAGCTTTCCACCGGGACCCTGGGCTGTGCCTTTTCTAGGAAATGTCTTCACAGGAGTTGATTTCAAGACAATGGAGAAG CTTGCTAAGGAATACGGCCCAGTGTTCAGCTTGAGGAGAGGCAGTGAGAGGATGGTGTTTATTTCAGGATATAAGATGGTCAAAGAGGCTCTCGTCAGCCAGCTGGACAGCTTTGTTGATCGACCTATTGTCCCCCTCTTCCATGTTGTTTTCAAGGGCATTG GCATAGTTATGAGCAATGGTTACCTGTGGAAGAAGCAGAGGAAGTTTACCAACACTCACCTGCGTTACTTTGGAGAGGGCCAGAAATCACTGGAAAAATATACTGAAGAGGAATGCCATTTCCTTTGTGAAGCTTTCAAAGAGGAACAAGGCAA ACCATTCAACCCCCAGTACACTATATCTAATGCAGTGAGTAACATCATCTGCTCTGTGGTCTTTGGACATCGCTTTGAATACAGTGATCAAAGCTTTTGCAAGATTCTGGAGTTGGACAGTGAGGCTGTTTTGCTCGCTGGCTCAGCTCAGACTCAG CTGTATGATGCCTTTCCTGGTTTGATGAAGTACCTGCCGGGACCTCACCAGACTGTCCACGCTAACTACAAGGAGATTGAAGTGTTCCTGCAAAAGGAAATAGAGAGGCACCAGGAGGAGTGGAACCCTGATGACCCTCGTGATTATATTGATGTATACCTGGCAGAGATGGAGAAG AAGAAGGATCCCCAGGCTGGCTTCAACATCGAGACCCTGCTCGTTTGCACCATCGACCTGCTTGAGGCTGGGACAGAATCAGCTGCTACCACTTTACGCTGGGCTCTCCTATACATGATGCACTACCCAGAGATACAGA AGAAAGTCCAGGCAGAGATAGACAGAGTGGTTGGACAGTCTCGTCAGCCTACACTGGCCGACAGACCCAACATGCCCTACGCTGATGCCGTCATCCATGAGATTCAAAGGATGGGGAATATTGTTCCTCTGGGATTCCCCAAAATGGCCAGTAAAGACACTACACTGGGAGGATACTTCATACCCAAG GGAACAGCTATTACTACAATCCTTTCATCAGTGCTTTTTGATAAGGATGAGTGGGCGACTCCAGATATCTTCAATCCTGAACATTTCTTGGATTCAGAGGGCAACTTCCGCAGAAGAGACGCATTCCTACCAttttcagcag GTAAACGTGTGTGTTTGGGGGAGCACCTGGCCAGAATGgagttgtttcttttctttacatgCCTACTGCAACGCTTCACCTTCTCTGCTGTTCCTGGAGAAATGCCCAGCTTGGAGGGAGTGCATGGCTTCACCTATTCCCCCGAGAGCTTCAGGATATTAGCCATGCCTCGCTAA
- the LOC137188045 gene encoding cytochrome P450 2J2-like isoform X1: protein MIFQALFGCMDFTGWLLFSFVVLLLTDVVRNWRPHSFPPGPWAVPFLGNVFTGVDFKTMEKLAKEYGPVFSLRRGSERMVFISGYKMVKEALVSQLDSFVDRPIVPLFHVVFKGIGIVMSNGYLWKKQRKFTNTHLRYFGEGQKSLEKYTEEECHFLCEAFKEEQGKPFNPQYTISNAVSNIICSVVFGHRFEYSDQSFCKILELDSEAVLLAGSAQTQLYDAFPGLMKYLPGPHQTVHANYKEIEVFLQKEIERHQEEWNPDDPRDYIDVYLAEMEKKKKDPQAGFNIETLLVCTIDLLEAGTESAATTLRWALLYMMHYPEIQKKVQAEIDRVVGQSRQPTLADRPNMPYADAVIHEIQRMGNIVPLGFPKMASKDTTLGGYFIPKGTAITTILSSVLFDKDEWATPDIFNPEHFLDSEGNFRRRDAFLPFSAGKRVCLGEHLARMELFLFFTCLLQRFTFSAVPGEMPSLEGVHGFTYSPESFRILAMPR, encoded by the exons ATGATTTTTCAAGCACTTTTTGGGTGTATGGACTTTACTGGTTGGCTGCTGTTCAGTTTTGTAGTGTTATTATTAACTGATGTGGTCAGAAACTGGAGGCCTCACAGCTTTCCACCGGGACCCTGGGCTGTGCCTTTTCTAGGAAATGTCTTCACAGGAGTTGATTTCAAGACAATGGAGAAG CTTGCTAAGGAATACGGCCCAGTGTTCAGCTTGAGGAGAGGCAGTGAGAGGATGGTGTTTATTTCAGGATATAAGATGGTCAAAGAGGCTCTCGTCAGCCAGCTGGACAGCTTTGTTGATCGACCTATTGTCCCCCTCTTCCATGTTGTTTTCAAGGGCATTG GCATAGTTATGAGCAATGGTTACCTGTGGAAGAAGCAGAGGAAGTTTACCAACACTCACCTGCGTTACTTTGGAGAGGGCCAGAAATCACTGGAAAAATATACTGAAGAGGAATGCCATTTCCTTTGTGAAGCTTTCAAAGAGGAACAAGGCAA ACCATTCAACCCCCAGTACACTATATCTAATGCAGTGAGTAACATCATCTGCTCTGTGGTCTTTGGACATCGCTTTGAATACAGTGATCAAAGCTTTTGCAAGATTCTGGAGTTGGACAGTGAGGCTGTTTTGCTCGCTGGCTCAGCTCAGACTCAG CTGTATGATGCCTTTCCTGGTTTGATGAAGTACCTGCCGGGACCTCACCAGACTGTCCACGCTAACTACAAGGAGATTGAAGTGTTCCTGCAAAAGGAAATAGAGAGGCACCAGGAGGAGTGGAACCCTGATGACCCTCGTGATTATATTGATGTATACCTGGCAGAGATGGAGAAG AAGAAGAAGGATCCCCAGGCTGGCTTCAACATCGAGACCCTGCTCGTTTGCACCATCGACCTGCTTGAGGCTGGGACAGAATCAGCTGCTACCACTTTACGCTGGGCTCTCCTATACATGATGCACTACCCAGAGATACAGA AGAAAGTCCAGGCAGAGATAGACAGAGTGGTTGGACAGTCTCGTCAGCCTACACTGGCCGACAGACCCAACATGCCCTACGCTGATGCCGTCATCCATGAGATTCAAAGGATGGGGAATATTGTTCCTCTGGGATTCCCCAAAATGGCCAGTAAAGACACTACACTGGGAGGATACTTCATACCCAAG GGAACAGCTATTACTACAATCCTTTCATCAGTGCTTTTTGATAAGGATGAGTGGGCGACTCCAGATATCTTCAATCCTGAACATTTCTTGGATTCAGAGGGCAACTTCCGCAGAAGAGACGCATTCCTACCAttttcagcag GTAAACGTGTGTGTTTGGGGGAGCACCTGGCCAGAATGgagttgtttcttttctttacatgCCTACTGCAACGCTTCACCTTCTCTGCTGTTCCTGGAGAAATGCCCAGCTTGGAGGGAGTGCATGGCTTCACCTATTCCCCCGAGAGCTTCAGGATATTAGCCATGCCTCGCTAA